The proteins below are encoded in one region of Shewanella putrefaciens:
- a CDS encoding SLC13 family permease: MKRFIGVKQLAFFSALLIATLLALFPLSQHPAVFSYSAGVVLVTLMFWSTGFFPPFMAGLIFFALATIFKLIEPSILFSGFGSTAVWLIISGFVIGSAITQSGLSRRMASLITPILTTSYPRLIAGLVFSAVLLGFVMPSSVGRAVVLVPIGMALAEQVGFARGSHGRIGIATALALACNMPSFAVLPANIPNMILAGSSENLFNIHFGYTEYLLLHFPILGLLKSILIVVLVVFLFPAKIDKNQSERVIEKETYHLGMQKKVALLLAITLLFWVTDSLHGINPAWVGLTTAILLLLPKWGVLEPKSFNSSVDFATVIFVAAALGLGALVNHSGLGTALGQLFSEWLPLQQGTSFLNFMSLSLIATLTGLVATVPGVPTVLSPMAADFANATGFSTPAVLMTQVIGFSTVIFPYQVAPLILAMQLSQEPLTKLLRLTLPLAAITIVALMPLDYLWWLWLGWIN; the protein is encoded by the coding sequence ATGAAACGTTTTATTGGCGTTAAACAGCTAGCCTTTTTCAGTGCACTGTTGATCGCTACTTTACTGGCGCTTTTTCCGCTAAGTCAGCATCCCGCGGTGTTTTCCTACAGCGCAGGCGTAGTATTAGTGACCTTGATGTTTTGGAGCACAGGTTTTTTCCCGCCCTTTATGGCGGGATTAATCTTTTTTGCCCTTGCCACCATTTTTAAACTCATTGAGCCGAGCATACTTTTCTCCGGATTCGGCTCGACTGCGGTGTGGTTAATCATTTCGGGATTTGTGATCGGCAGTGCCATCACTCAGTCTGGTTTAAGTCGTAGAATGGCCAGTTTGATTACCCCCATACTGACCACAAGTTATCCACGCTTGATTGCGGGTTTGGTCTTTAGTGCCGTGCTGCTTGGCTTTGTGATGCCCTCATCCGTTGGCCGTGCAGTGGTACTGGTGCCTATTGGTATGGCGTTAGCCGAGCAAGTCGGTTTTGCTCGTGGAAGCCATGGGCGGATAGGCATTGCGACCGCCTTGGCACTGGCGTGTAACATGCCCAGTTTTGCCGTGTTGCCCGCGAATATTCCCAACATGATATTGGCGGGTTCCAGTGAGAATTTATTCAATATCCATTTTGGTTATACCGAGTACCTCTTATTGCATTTTCCAATCCTTGGTTTGCTCAAATCAATATTGATTGTGGTGCTAGTGGTGTTTCTATTTCCTGCAAAAATTGATAAAAATCAGTCTGAACGCGTTATTGAAAAAGAAACCTATCATCTTGGTATGCAAAAGAAAGTTGCACTGTTACTTGCGATCACTTTACTGTTTTGGGTGACAGACTCACTGCACGGGATCAATCCGGCGTGGGTAGGATTAACAACCGCTATCTTGCTATTGCTCCCCAAATGGGGAGTGCTTGAGCCTAAGAGTTTTAATAGTTCGGTGGATTTTGCGACCGTCATTTTTGTCGCGGCGGCATTAGGTCTGGGAGCACTCGTCAATCACTCTGGGCTCGGCACTGCGCTAGGCCAACTGTTCAGTGAATGGTTACCCTTGCAGCAAGGGACATCGTTCCTGAATTTTATGTCGTTATCGTTAATCGCGACGCTAACGGGATTAGTGGCAACGGTTCCTGGTGTACCGACTGTGTTATCCCCCATGGCAGCAGACTTTGCCAATGCAACCGGCTTCTCCACCCCAGCGGTATTAATGACGCAGGTGATCGGTTTCTCAACCGTGATTTTTCCTTATCAGGTGGCTCCGTTAATTTTGGCTATGCAATTATCCCAAGAGCCCTTAACTAAACTACTTCGCCTCACCTTACCGCTGGCAGCAATAACCATAGTTGCACTCATGCCGCTGGATTATCTGTGGTGGCTATGGCTCGGCTGGATTAACTAA
- a CDS encoding AraC family transcriptional regulator, with the protein MSKHVSKATMLTPSDAAFIIDATRPVLTHTRNMAAEADIEPHSHPRGQLLWAAKGLLRVRSENAVWVVPSTHAVWIPCNLPHQVNSETHAHTRNIYIDPSYGVRPQDTQVVMVTMTALMRELVLKLCESSHLMDSGQLHRLGLVAIDELQTLDSLDAHLPAGSDPRLSRLIQTLIRRPKVSYSLTELAEMGGASVRTIERLFKAETGLTYRQWRQRFRLLNSLESLSQGESTTMVAHSLGYLSVSSFSAAFKMQFGCTPQDYPQHKPMKSRGDQFIPMQE; encoded by the coding sequence ATGTCAAAACATGTTTCTAAAGCGACAATGTTAACCCCCAGTGATGCGGCGTTTATCATAGATGCCACTCGGCCAGTGCTGACCCATACTCGCAATATGGCGGCGGAAGCGGACATAGAGCCGCACTCGCACCCGCGGGGTCAGCTACTTTGGGCCGCCAAAGGTTTGTTACGTGTTCGCAGTGAAAATGCCGTCTGGGTGGTACCCTCAACCCATGCTGTTTGGATCCCCTGCAATTTGCCCCATCAAGTGAACAGTGAAACCCACGCCCATACTCGCAATATTTATATTGACCCTAGTTATGGCGTTAGGCCACAGGATACACAAGTGGTGATGGTGACTATGACAGCGCTGATGCGTGAATTAGTGCTTAAACTTTGTGAAAGTTCACATCTTATGGACAGTGGACAACTGCATCGGCTGGGTTTGGTTGCCATCGATGAGCTCCAAACTCTGGACAGTCTGGATGCCCATTTACCTGCTGGCTCAGATCCAAGACTCAGCCGCTTGATCCAAACGCTGATCCGACGTCCAAAAGTGAGTTACTCACTGACCGAGTTAGCCGAAATGGGCGGCGCGAGTGTGAGAACGATTGAGCGACTATTCAAAGCTGAAACTGGGCTTACTTATCGACAATGGCGACAAAGATTTCGTTTGTTAAACTCGCTTGAGAGCTTAAGCCAAGGGGAGAGCACGACTATGGTGGCCCATAGTCTAGGTTATCTGAGTGTCAGCAGTTTCAGTGCCGCCTTTAAAATGCAATTTGGTTGCACGCCGCAAGATTACCCGCAGCATAAGCCGATGAAAAGCAGGGGGGATCAGTTTATTCCTATGCAAGAATAA
- a CDS encoding glycoside hydrolase family 15 protein, producing the protein MATSVICSLGLTACSPAPSTSSTVSTPSEIDSQPQAQEESIAPGAPGKAPTWAFSGKTGIGTSFEPYTQGQYQDSAQNPVSRVWFSLAQGILTETMYGLIHNAQLKELQFVVTGNGFVDTEKDNTISSIEYLDTDTNGRPQSLAYKIINKDVEGKYQIEKHIFTDPDRDTLMMRVTFTAYEDGITPHLYVNPHIDNAGANDIGRIDTHANNHTDNHANTHTGNQALVAYTAAKDSSVMTVKSDLNFVQATTGFVGVSDGLADLADNGKLDTPYQTTSAQDKSTVGNIAFTASYPTLIKAKPVTVNLAIGFGKDETQSLANADATLAAGYDAVLSHYNAGWQDYLSSLPTIANMANSTTDSGKLLYTSAMVLKAQEDKTYAGALIASLSNPWGDTVSAAVPSTGYKAVWPRDFYQCAMAFLAMGDTQTPKVAFEYLKKVQVTEKTPGFTGTPGWFLQKTHVDGQIEWVGVQLDQTAMPIMLGWKLWQAGVLSQDEISHWYQEMLKGAADFLISGGEVNLDWNHTQITPPKTQQERWEEQAGYSPSTTAAVIAGLIAASEIAKEAKDMTSSARYLTAAKDLSDSLEKHLVTTQGLLKNSADVSAPYYLRLSPNGEPNTSDTLAANNGKQGLDQRQILDGGFLELVRYGVRGATDKLINQSLQLIDNTELEHNLRLKYEFTAKDGSTIPGFRRYGNDGYGEDTVSGKNYAESGSNSTDQRGRIWPFFTGERGHFELALAQAKGELTGNNAKQTKQQLINTYVQGMETFANAGMMLPEQAWDGVGDATRYHYQLGQGTNSATPLAWTHAEYIKLVRSMTDGQVWDYYPIVPAALK; encoded by the coding sequence ATGGCGACCAGTGTTATCTGCAGCCTTGGATTAACAGCCTGCTCCCCTGCGCCATCCACATCATCAACGGTTTCAACGCCCAGTGAAATAGACTCTCAGCCCCAAGCTCAGGAAGAGTCAATTGCCCCCGGCGCACCGGGTAAAGCGCCGACTTGGGCATTTTCGGGTAAAACGGGGATTGGGACGTCCTTTGAACCTTATACCCAAGGCCAATATCAAGATTCGGCGCAAAACCCCGTTAGCCGCGTCTGGTTCTCCCTCGCCCAAGGTATTTTGACCGAAACCATGTATGGCCTTATCCACAATGCCCAGCTCAAAGAATTGCAATTTGTGGTCACAGGTAATGGCTTTGTCGATACCGAAAAAGATAACACCATCAGCAGCATAGAATATTTAGATACAGATACTAATGGTCGACCGCAATCCCTTGCCTATAAAATTATCAATAAAGATGTTGAAGGTAAGTATCAGATTGAAAAGCATATCTTTACCGATCCTGACCGCGACACTTTGATGATGCGCGTGACCTTTACCGCCTATGAAGACGGCATTACACCGCATTTGTATGTCAACCCGCATATCGATAACGCAGGCGCCAATGATATCGGCCGCATCGACACTCATGCTAATAATCATACTGACAATCATGCAAACACTCATACTGGCAATCAGGCGCTGGTGGCCTATACCGCCGCCAAAGACAGCAGCGTGATGACGGTAAAATCCGATCTTAATTTTGTGCAGGCTACAACTGGATTTGTCGGCGTCTCCGATGGCCTAGCCGATTTGGCCGATAACGGCAAACTCGATACGCCCTATCAAACGACCAGTGCGCAAGATAAATCGACCGTCGGTAATATCGCCTTTACCGCGAGTTACCCTACGCTCATTAAAGCCAAACCCGTCACTGTTAATCTCGCCATCGGTTTTGGTAAAGATGAAACCCAGAGTTTAGCCAATGCCGATGCCACCTTGGCCGCAGGTTATGATGCTGTGCTCAGCCATTACAATGCAGGCTGGCAGGATTACCTAAGCTCACTGCCCACCATCGCTAACATGGCCAACAGCACCACAGATAGCGGCAAGCTGCTGTATACCAGTGCTATGGTCTTGAAAGCGCAGGAAGATAAAACCTATGCGGGTGCACTTATCGCTTCACTTTCTAACCCTTGGGGCGATACGGTTTCGGCAGCCGTGCCGAGCACTGGCTATAAAGCGGTATGGCCGCGGGACTTTTATCAATGTGCCATGGCATTCCTCGCCATGGGTGACACGCAAACGCCCAAGGTGGCCTTCGAATACCTGAAAAAAGTGCAAGTGACCGAAAAGACGCCCGGCTTTACGGGTACGCCCGGTTGGTTCCTGCAAAAGACCCATGTGGATGGCCAAATTGAATGGGTCGGCGTGCAGCTCGATCAAACTGCCATGCCGATCATGCTCGGTTGGAAACTCTGGCAAGCGGGCGTGCTCAGCCAAGATGAGATCAGTCACTGGTATCAAGAGATGCTCAAAGGTGCAGCGGACTTTTTGATCAGCGGCGGTGAGGTCAATCTGGATTGGAATCACACCCAGATCACCCCACCTAAAACTCAGCAAGAACGTTGGGAAGAACAAGCGGGTTACTCCCCCTCGACAACGGCCGCAGTGATCGCAGGTCTTATTGCCGCGAGTGAAATCGCCAAAGAAGCTAAAGATATGACTTCAAGCGCCCGTTATCTTACCGCGGCCAAAGACCTAAGTGATAGCTTAGAAAAACACTTAGTCACCACCCAAGGGCTATTGAAGAACAGCGCAGATGTCAGCGCGCCTTACTATTTACGTTTAAGCCCCAATGGCGAGCCAAATACTAGCGATACACTGGCGGCGAATAACGGTAAGCAAGGTTTAGATCAACGCCAGATCCTCGATGGAGGATTTTTAGAACTGGTACGTTATGGCGTGCGCGGTGCAACCGATAAGCTCATCAATCAAAGCCTTCAACTGATTGATAATACTGAGCTTGAGCACAACCTACGCCTTAAATACGAATTCACCGCCAAAGATGGCAGCACTATCCCCGGCTTTAGACGTTATGGCAACGACGGCTACGGCGAGGATACGGTTTCTGGCAAGAACTACGCAGAATCCGGCAGCAACAGCACCGATCAACGCGGCCGAATCTGGCCCTTCTTCACCGGCGAGCGCGGTCATTTTGAATTAGCACTCGCCCAAGCAAAAGGCGAGCTAACTGGCAATAATGCCAAGCAAACCAAGCAGCAGTTGATCAACACCTATGTGCAAGGCATGGAAACCTTTGCGAATGCGGGCATGATGTTACCCGAGCAAGCGTGGGACGGTGTCGGCGATGCCACCCGCTACCACTACCAACTCGGACAAGGCACCAACTCTGCCACACCGCTCGCCTGGACCCATGCCGAATACATCAAACTGGTGCGATCTATGACCGATGGCCAAGTCTGGGATTATTACCCTATCGTCCCAGCGGCATTGAAATAG
- a CDS encoding isoaspartyl peptidase/L-asparaginase family protein — MKIKLATFSLIISSALCMSQPTYANEKPFAIAIHGGAGTISKANLTPELRQAYKDKLKEAVDKGSKVLEQGGDSLVAVQTAINVLENSPLFNAGVGAVYTYDGGHELDASIMDGKTMNAGAVAGVRHIANPIDLALAVMNKSEHVMLSGVGAEEFALTQGFTLVPNSHFDSDARYQQLLDARQKLQAAEKSAQIAGIEMKDLDYKFGTVGAVALDKNGNLAAGTSTGGMTAKRFGRIGDSPVIGAGTYAENGVCAVSATGHGEFFIRYQVAGDICAKVKYQQKSIIQAADEVINQRLITAGGSGGVIAVDHRGNIATPFNTEGMYRATRSNGEPAQVMIWQDQ; from the coding sequence ATGAAAATAAAATTAGCCACCTTTAGTTTAATAATCTCGAGTGCACTTTGTATGTCGCAACCCACCTACGCCAATGAAAAACCTTTCGCCATTGCTATCCACGGCGGTGCTGGCACGATTTCTAAAGCCAACCTGACCCCCGAACTGCGCCAAGCCTATAAAGACAAACTCAAGGAAGCCGTCGACAAAGGCTCTAAGGTATTAGAGCAAGGTGGTGATAGCCTAGTGGCGGTGCAAACGGCGATCAATGTCTTAGAAAACAGCCCATTATTTAATGCGGGTGTGGGCGCTGTATATACCTATGATGGTGGTCACGAGTTAGATGCATCGATTATGGATGGTAAAACCATGAATGCCGGTGCTGTCGCTGGGGTTCGCCATATCGCTAACCCTATCGATTTAGCCCTCGCTGTGATGAATAAGTCTGAACATGTGATGTTGTCGGGAGTGGGGGCGGAGGAATTTGCTTTAACCCAAGGCTTTACCTTAGTCCCTAACAGCCATTTTGATAGCGATGCCCGCTACCAGCAATTGCTCGATGCCAGACAGAAACTGCAAGCGGCTGAAAAATCAGCCCAAATTGCCGGCATTGAGATGAAGGATCTAGATTATAAATTCGGCACTGTGGGCGCAGTCGCCTTAGATAAAAACGGCAATTTAGCCGCGGGAACCTCGACAGGCGGTATGACGGCAAAACGCTTTGGCCGTATCGGTGACTCGCCTGTGATTGGCGCCGGCACCTACGCAGAAAATGGCGTGTGCGCTGTGTCAGCAACGGGGCACGGTGAGTTCTTTATCCGCTACCAAGTGGCGGGGGATATCTGTGCCAAGGTGAAGTACCAGCAAAAATCGATTATTCAGGCGGCCGATGAAGTCATCAATCAACGTTTGATCACTGCGGGTGGTTCAGGTGGCGTGATTGCGGTGGATCATAGAGGTAACATTGCCACACCATTTAATACCGAAGGTATGTACCGAGCGACTCGCAGCAATGGCGAACCCGCCCAAGTGATGATCTGGCAAGATCAATAA
- a CDS encoding glycoside hydrolase family 97 protein, with the protein MFIKTNPIQFTGNPLTDSQTSAHSWRQSLSRPKLSQALLSPTLIALAVTSLFSANVFAKTVTVSSPNQQIQISLSDDTGRPEYKIDFHGKTVIEPSRLGLVFQSLGELGQGLQIKSSEKKSADEKWQQPWGEQEWIRDQHNQLSAVLSNGMVQLEVEFKAFDYGIGFRYHLAEQTALPANSPLSITDELTEFNVGQSDKATAWWIPARGWNRYEYLYRTTALKDVDRVHTPFTFKLADGTHLSIHEAALIDFAAMTLDQQRDGKLKADLTPWSDGIRVKTQVGFYTPWRTIQIADNATGLLNSHLILNLNEPNKLGDVTWVKPGKYIGIWWGMHLNENTWGSGPTHGATTSETKRYMDFAAKYQFDGVLVEGWNQGWDGDWFHNGDQFSFTKAYADFDLPAITAYGAKKGVRLIGHHETAGSVTHYREQMADAFALYEKYGVTQVKTGYVADGGQIKRIDDKGITRHEWHDGQFMVGEYLHNVTEAAKHHISINTHEPIKDTGLRRTYPNWIAREGARGQEYNAWGSPPNSPEHTAMLPFTRMLAGPMDFTPGIFDLAPKGLDAENRVQTTLTKQLALYVVLYSPIQMAADLPRNYEKHLDAFQFIRDVPTDWYQSVALAGEVGDYVVFARQAKDQGDWYLGALTDETARTVTVKLDFLSPNKRYQAQIYRDGAKADWKTNPYDYVIETLDVSAKDSLNLSLASSGGTAIRFKVL; encoded by the coding sequence ATGTTCATCAAGACCAACCCTATTCAGTTCACTGGCAATCCTTTAACTGACAGTCAAACTAGTGCACATTCATGGCGCCAGAGCTTATCGCGCCCAAAACTATCGCAAGCGCTATTAAGCCCTACCCTTATCGCTCTTGCGGTTACGAGTCTATTTAGTGCCAACGTATTTGCTAAAACCGTTACCGTCAGCTCACCCAACCAACAAATTCAAATCAGCTTGAGTGACGATACTGGCCGCCCCGAATATAAAATCGATTTTCACGGCAAGACAGTCATAGAACCGAGCCGCTTAGGCTTAGTTTTTCAATCCCTTGGCGAACTCGGTCAAGGATTACAGATAAAAAGCAGCGAGAAAAAAAGTGCCGATGAAAAGTGGCAACAACCCTGGGGCGAACAGGAATGGATCCGCGATCAGCACAATCAACTGAGCGCGGTATTAAGTAACGGCATGGTGCAACTCGAAGTCGAGTTTAAAGCCTTTGACTATGGCATTGGCTTTCGCTATCACTTAGCCGAGCAAACCGCCCTGCCCGCCAATTCGCCGCTCTCCATCACAGACGAGTTAACCGAGTTCAATGTCGGCCAGAGCGATAAAGCCACAGCATGGTGGATCCCTGCCCGCGGCTGGAATCGCTACGAATATTTGTATCGCACCACAGCGCTTAAAGACGTCGATAGAGTCCACACGCCCTTCACCTTTAAACTCGCAGATGGAACGCACTTAAGTATTCACGAGGCCGCCTTGATTGACTTTGCCGCCATGACCTTAGATCAACAGCGCGATGGCAAGCTTAAGGCGGATCTCACGCCTTGGTCCGATGGTATTCGTGTCAAAACCCAAGTGGGGTTTTATACGCCGTGGCGCACCATTCAAATTGCCGATAACGCAACTGGACTGCTCAACTCCCACCTTATCCTCAACCTCAACGAGCCCAATAAACTCGGCGATGTCACTTGGGTAAAACCGGGAAAATACATCGGTATTTGGTGGGGAATGCACTTAAACGAAAATACCTGGGGCTCGGGCCCAACCCATGGCGCAACCACCAGTGAAACCAAGCGTTATATGGATTTCGCCGCCAAATATCAATTTGATGGTGTACTAGTAGAAGGTTGGAATCAAGGTTGGGACGGCGACTGGTTCCACAACGGCGATCAATTTAGCTTTACCAAGGCCTATGCCGATTTCGACCTGCCCGCCATCACAGCCTACGGGGCGAAAAAAGGGGTGCGTTTAATCGGCCACCACGAAACTGCAGGTTCAGTCACTCATTATCGCGAGCAAATGGCGGATGCCTTCGCCCTGTATGAAAAATACGGTGTGACTCAAGTCAAAACCGGCTATGTCGCTGACGGTGGTCAAATCAAGCGCATCGATGACAAAGGCATTACCCGCCACGAGTGGCACGACGGTCAGTTTATGGTCGGCGAGTATTTGCACAATGTCACTGAAGCGGCAAAGCACCATATCAGTATCAATACCCACGAGCCAATTAAAGACACAGGCCTGCGCCGAACTTATCCGAACTGGATCGCCCGCGAAGGTGCCCGCGGCCAAGAGTACAATGCTTGGGGTAGCCCACCAAACAGCCCTGAACATACGGCCATGTTACCCTTTACCCGCATGCTTGCGGGTCCAATGGACTTTACCCCGGGAATTTTTGACTTAGCGCCCAAGGGATTGGATGCAGAAAACCGTGTGCAAACCACGCTGACCAAACAACTTGCCTTGTACGTTGTGCTCTATAGCCCAATCCAAATGGCAGCAGACTTACCGCGCAATTATGAAAAGCACTTAGATGCCTTCCAATTTATCCGCGATGTGCCCACAGATTGGTATCAAAGTGTCGCGCTTGCCGGTGAAGTCGGTGACTATGTGGTCTTTGCCCGCCAAGCGAAAGATCAAGGTGATTGGTACTTAGGCGCACTCACGGATGAAACCGCACGCACGGTCACGGTCAAACTGGATTTCCTCTCCCCGAATAAACGTTATCAAGCGCAAATTTACCGCGATGGCGCAAAAGCCGATTGGAAAACCAATCCCTATGATTATGTGATTGAAACCCTCGATGTGAGTGCTAAAGATAGCCTAAACCTCTCACTCGCCAGCAGTGGCGGTACGGCAATCAGGTTCAAAGTTCTTTAA
- a CDS encoding YciI family protein, whose product MFVVSLTYKKPIAEVEPHLAAHICYLDECYAKGIFIASGRKVPRTGGVILAKAESRAALEAILQQDPFYLEDVAEFDVIEFIPTKTAPGLEALIEVI is encoded by the coding sequence ATGTTTGTTGTTTCGCTCACCTATAAAAAGCCCATCGCGGAAGTCGAGCCACATTTAGCGGCTCATATTTGTTATCTCGACGAATGTTATGCTAAGGGCATTTTTATCGCATCGGGTCGTAAGGTGCCTCGAACCGGCGGCGTTATCCTTGCAAAGGCTGAGAGTCGCGCGGCGCTAGAGGCTATTTTGCAGCAAGATCCCTTTTACCTTGAAGACGTTGCCGAGTTCGATGTCATAGAATTTATCCCCACGAAAACGGCGCCTGGATTAGAGGCGTTGATTGAAGTGATTTAA
- a CDS encoding class I SAM-dependent rRNA methyltransferase, with product MSIQTLLSTALAKRHDFLQQAEQDQTDCFRVFHGTVEGVSGLNVDRYGDTWLVQSFHQTLTDEELVDVSAVLQQQTDLPIVYNDRSLGNSRVLNTLSPALTEIASAERVMQENGIKFSTKLRHEGQDPLLFLDMRIGREYVRAHSQDKTVLNLFSYTCGIGTAAAIGGATRVMNVDFSSFALATGKANAALNQVSNVCEFVQSDAFPALRQLAGLSVGGRRNQKLPSYPKLPQTQFDLVFLDPPRYAKSVFGIVDLINDYQGLFKPALMATKVGGTIVCCNNVAKVERQVWFDSLVRCVEKQGRTVSAHTWLDPHEDFPSFDDNHPLKIVALTLN from the coding sequence ATGTCTATTCAAACGCTGTTATCGACGGCTCTGGCGAAACGCCATGATTTTTTACAACAAGCAGAACAGGATCAAACCGATTGTTTTCGGGTGTTCCATGGCACAGTCGAAGGCGTGAGTGGCTTGAATGTCGACCGTTACGGCGATACTTGGCTAGTGCAGAGTTTTCATCAGACCTTAACCGATGAAGAGTTAGTTGATGTCAGTGCCGTTTTGCAACAGCAGACCGATTTACCGATTGTGTATAACGACCGCTCCTTAGGCAACTCTCGGGTATTGAATACCTTATCACCGGCACTGACAGAGATTGCGAGTGCTGAGCGAGTGATGCAGGAAAATGGCATCAAGTTCAGCACTAAACTGCGCCATGAAGGGCAAGATCCGCTGTTATTCCTCGATATGCGTATTGGCCGCGAATATGTGCGGGCACACAGCCAAGATAAAACCGTACTGAATTTGTTTTCCTACACCTGTGGCATTGGTACTGCGGCTGCTATCGGCGGCGCGACTCGGGTGATGAACGTCGATTTTTCTTCCTTTGCTTTAGCGACGGGTAAAGCGAATGCGGCGTTAAATCAGGTGTCGAATGTATGTGAGTTTGTGCAGAGTGATGCGTTTCCGGCATTGCGCCAATTGGCGGGTTTAAGTGTGGGAGGGCGCCGTAATCAAAAGTTACCGAGTTACCCTAAACTGCCACAAACCCAGTTTGATCTGGTGTTTCTCGACCCACCGCGTTATGCCAAGAGTGTTTTCGGGATTGTCGATTTGATCAATGATTATCAAGGGTTATTTAAGCCTGCATTAATGGCGACCAAAGTCGGTGGCACTATCGTTTGCTGTAACAATGTGGCGAAAGTCGAGCGCCAAGTATGGTTCGACAGCTTAGTGCGCTGCGTTGAAAAACAAGGCCGTACCGTTAGTGCGCACACTTGGCTCGATCCCCATGAGGATTTCCCCTCGTTCGATGATAATCATCCACTTAAAATAGTGGCGCTGACATTAAACTAA
- a CDS encoding MFS transporter — translation MSLNHQPTSRQQEHQATAPKATPVFKQQPELSFWQIFNMCFGFLGIQFGFALQNANVSRIFQTLGASIDEIPILWIAAPLTGLLVQPIIGYLSDNTWGRLGRRRPYFLIGAIFTTLAIFIMPHSPTLWIAAGMLWIMDASINIAMEPFRAFVGDNLPKSQRTQGYAMQSFFIGIGAVVASALPYILTHYFDVANTAPAGEIADSVRYAFYFGGAVLLLAVTWTVVSTREYSPEELASFNAKHLNGEDETLTRHRTRKDYQFASFVWMGLGALFTFAIWAQDLDKQLYILSLGIFAFGPLQLYCALRLGNSHPTERHKLGMVFSVVDDLFHMPKAMHQLAIVQFFSWFALFAMWIYTTSAVTSYHFGSSDVLSKAYNDGADWVGVLFASYNGFAAIAAIFIPMLAKRIGIKLTHTVNMFCGGIGLISFFFIKDPSLLWLPMIGVGIAWASILSVPYAMLSGMLPPQKMGVYMGIFNFFIVIPQLLAASVLGLILNTLFDNQPIYALVTGGVLMMCAGIAVLFVEQNQPT, via the coding sequence ATGTCTTTGAATCATCAACCAACTAGCCGTCAACAAGAGCATCAAGCTACTGCGCCCAAGGCAACACCTGTATTCAAGCAACAACCTGAGCTGAGTTTCTGGCAAATTTTTAATATGTGCTTCGGCTTTTTAGGCATTCAATTTGGGTTTGCCCTGCAAAATGCCAACGTCAGCCGCATTTTTCAAACCTTGGGCGCCTCTATCGATGAAATCCCCATACTGTGGATTGCCGCACCACTGACGGGTTTATTGGTTCAACCTATTATTGGGTATTTAAGTGATAATACTTGGGGACGCCTTGGCCGTCGCCGCCCCTATTTTTTGATTGGTGCGATTTTTACCACACTCGCCATTTTTATCATGCCGCACTCACCTACCCTGTGGATTGCCGCCGGCATGTTGTGGATCATGGATGCCTCAATCAACATCGCCATGGAGCCGTTTCGCGCCTTCGTCGGTGATAATTTACCCAAAAGCCAGCGCACCCAAGGCTATGCCATGCAAAGCTTTTTTATCGGCATTGGCGCTGTGGTGGCTTCGGCCTTACCCTATATTTTGACTCACTATTTTGATGTTGCGAATACGGCACCAGCGGGTGAAATTGCCGATTCAGTGCGTTATGCCTTCTATTTTGGCGGCGCGGTACTCTTGCTCGCCGTCACTTGGACAGTGGTGTCGACAAGAGAATATTCCCCTGAAGAATTAGCCAGCTTTAATGCCAAACACCTCAATGGCGAAGATGAAACCTTAACCCGCCACCGTACCCGCAAGGACTATCAATTTGCGTCCTTCGTGTGGATGGGTCTCGGCGCCCTGTTCACCTTCGCTATTTGGGCGCAGGATTTAGATAAGCAACTGTATATCTTAAGCTTAGGGATTTTCGCCTTTGGTCCATTACAACTGTATTGCGCACTGCGTTTAGGTAATTCACACCCCACTGAACGCCATAAGCTCGGCATGGTATTTAGTGTAGTCGATGACTTATTCCATATGCCCAAGGCCATGCATCAATTGGCGATCGTGCAATTTTTCTCTTGGTTCGCACTGTTTGCCATGTGGATTTACACCACGTCTGCCGTGACGTCCTACCATTTTGGCAGCAGTGATGTGTTGTCTAAGGCCTATAACGACGGCGCAGATTGGGTTGGCGTGCTATTCGCCTCCTACAATGGTTTTGCCGCCATTGCCGCAATATTTATTCCTATGCTGGCTAAGCGTATCGGCATCAAGCTGACCCACACAGTCAATATGTTCTGTGGTGGTATAGGGTTGATTAGTTTCTTTTTTATCAAAGACCCCAGCCTATTATGGCTGCCTATGATAGGTGTAGGTATCGCGTGGGCATCCATTTTATCTGTGCCCTATGCCATGCTGTCGGGCATGTTACCGCCGCAAAAAATGGGCGTTTACATGGGGATATTTAACTTTTTTATCGTTATTCCGCAGTTATTGGCCGCAAGCGTTTTAGGCTTAATCCTCAATACCTTATTTGATAATCAGCCCATTTATGCCCTGGTAACTGGCGGCGTGCTTATGATGTGTGCCGGTATCGCAGTGCTTTTTGTCGAGCAAAATCAACCGACATAA